Proteins found in one Candidatus Tisiphia endosymbiont of Beris chalybata genomic segment:
- the grpE gene encoding nucleotide exchange factor GrpE yields the protein MDIQELQSTSAARESNETAQDLDLTASKEQLVEVTNLKSQVEILQDKLLRTVAEAENTRKRLEKTIIDTREYAIVAFAKDLLTVNDNLARALEHKPQDIGEEAANIITGVEMTKSDLVNILKKHGLEAIEPMPGDKFDCNIHHAISQIASNEYEQDSIIAVMQLGYKIKDRLLRPAIVQVTKLPT from the coding sequence ATGGATATTCAAGAATTACAATCTACTAGTGCAGCTCGAGAAAGCAACGAAACAGCTCAAGATTTAGATCTTACGGCATCAAAAGAGCAGCTAGTAGAAGTTACTAATTTAAAGAGCCAAGTGGAGATATTGCAAGATAAATTATTAAGGACAGTAGCAGAAGCAGAAAATACTAGAAAACGTTTGGAAAAAACAATTATCGATACCAGAGAATATGCAATTGTGGCTTTTGCTAAAGATCTACTAACGGTTAATGATAACCTTGCGAGAGCTCTGGAGCACAAGCCACAAGATATAGGAGAGGAAGCGGCTAATATTATTACTGGCGTCGAAATGACTAAAAGCGATTTAGTAAATATACTAAAAAAACATGGTTTAGAGGCAATAGAACCAATGCCAGGGGATAAATTTGACTGCAATATTCATCATGCTATTTCCCAAATAGCATCTAATGAATATGAACAAGATAGTATAATAGCCGTCATGCAGTTAGGGTATAAAATAAAAGACAGATTGCTGCGGCCTGCTATAGTGCAAGTGACAAAATTGCCAACATAA
- the rph gene encoding ribonuclease PH encodes MRPSKRKNNQLRNISIEPAILLNAAGSCLIKYGNTHVICSVTYEPTIPSFLRGQNQGWISAEYGMLPSSTNQRVRREAAQGKQSGRTQEIQRLIGRSLRSAIDLSALGERQFIIDCDVINADGGTRTAAITGSYVALHLAISSLMTRKILKTNPLLKQVAAISCGIYKGEPIVDLDYLEDSNAEVDANFVFANNGNIIEIQSTAEKEPFSEEQFNAMLKLAHSATAELFHLQNKILLGIR; translated from the coding sequence ATGAGACCTTCTAAACGCAAAAACAATCAGTTACGTAATATCTCCATCGAACCAGCAATTCTTCTTAATGCCGCTGGTTCTTGTCTTATCAAATATGGTAATACCCATGTTATTTGTAGTGTTACTTATGAACCTACTATACCCTCATTCTTACGCGGCCAAAATCAAGGATGGATAAGTGCTGAGTATGGAATGTTACCAAGCTCTACTAATCAACGAGTAAGGCGTGAAGCGGCTCAAGGCAAACAATCAGGAAGAACGCAAGAAATCCAGAGATTAATAGGTAGATCGCTACGTTCTGCAATTGATCTTTCGGCTTTAGGGGAAAGACAATTTATTATTGATTGTGATGTCATCAATGCAGATGGGGGTACTAGAACCGCTGCAATCACCGGCAGTTATGTAGCTCTTCATTTGGCAATTAGCTCATTAATGACTAGAAAAATCCTTAAAACCAACCCTTTACTTAAGCAAGTAGCTGCCATCTCATGTGGTATATATAAGGGCGAGCCTATAGTGGACCTTGATTACCTTGAAGATAGTAATGCTGAAGTTGATGCCAATTTTGTTTTCGCCAATAACGGGAATATAATAGAGATTCAAAGCACTGCCGAAAAAGAACCATTTTCTGAAGAACAATTTAACGCTATGCTAAAATTAGCGCATAGTGCTACCGCAGAGCTTTTTCACCTCCAAAATAAAATATTATTAGGGATTCGCTAA
- the ykgO gene encoding type B 50S ribosomal protein L36 — MKVVSSLKSLKKRDKDCQVVKRKGKILVINKKTKRFKAKQG, encoded by the coding sequence ATGAAAGTTGTTAGTTCCTTGAAATCTTTAAAGAAAAGAGATAAGGATTGTCAGGTAGTTAAAAGAAAAGGTAAAATCCTGGTAATAAATAAGAAAACTAAGAGATTTAAAGCTAAGCAAGGCTAA
- a CDS encoding AmpG family muropeptide MFS transporter produces MLSSYKLFIIFLFGLISGFTLMITGNTLNYWLAKEALDLQTIGIFAFILIPYSINFLWAPIFDTVYLGYLSKILGHRLSWICVIQFFLALFIFLLSILDPKYNLIIFALIGVVIAFLSSAQDAILGALRTEIIAKESQGATAGIYIFGYRIGMLISGPAAIYLSAHLGWSSIYKIFAILVLVYSVILTISLLHPKNRPPRTILIHKKREWINSSTFIQNILKPVGPFSLTLTIIVFLILYRLPDNFINMMINPFLIHIGYNELEIASTGKFLGIVSAIMGGLIASFIMRKKNILDSLLLFGILHMFAHSLLILQEICGKNLLLLFITVGFESITSGMAMTAYIAFIASICQGRFRATQYSFFTAMMGFSRSIFPALSGYVVVQLGWQNFFLFIIIITLPSLLLLRKLRSLLI; encoded by the coding sequence ATGTTAAGCAGCTATAAATTATTTATTATTTTTTTATTTGGTTTAATTAGCGGCTTTACTCTAATGATTACTGGTAATACTTTAAATTATTGGCTAGCTAAAGAAGCGCTTGATTTACAAACGATAGGGATATTTGCTTTTATTCTGATTCCTTACTCTATAAATTTTTTATGGGCTCCTATATTCGATACTGTCTATCTAGGATATTTAAGCAAAATATTGGGGCATAGACTATCTTGGATTTGTGTAATTCAATTTTTTTTAGCCTTATTTATTTTTCTTTTAAGTATCTTAGACCCTAAATATAATCTGATAATATTTGCTTTAATAGGGGTAGTAATAGCTTTCTTGAGTTCAGCCCAAGATGCAATTCTTGGCGCCCTTAGAACTGAAATAATTGCCAAAGAATCTCAAGGAGCCACGGCAGGAATCTACATTTTTGGTTACCGTATTGGGATGTTAATCTCAGGACCTGCTGCGATTTATCTATCCGCGCATCTTGGCTGGAGTAGTATATATAAAATTTTTGCTATTTTGGTGCTAGTTTATTCAGTTATTTTAACTATTAGCTTATTACACCCTAAAAATCGTCCTCCCCGAACAATATTGATCCATAAAAAGAGAGAATGGATCAATAGTTCTACTTTCATCCAAAATATATTAAAGCCTGTTGGTCCATTTTCTTTGACGTTGACTATAATAGTTTTCCTCATTTTATATAGATTGCCAGATAATTTTATCAACATGATGATCAACCCGTTTTTAATTCATATTGGCTATAACGAACTAGAAATAGCAAGTACTGGTAAGTTTTTAGGAATAGTATCAGCAATAATGGGAGGATTAATAGCCAGTTTCATTATGAGGAAAAAAAATATATTAGATAGTTTGTTGTTATTTGGCATATTACATATGTTTGCCCATAGTTTGCTTATTCTCCAAGAAATATGTGGTAAAAACTTATTATTATTATTTATTACAGTAGGGTTTGAAAGTATCACTAGTGGGATGGCTATGACCGCATATATAGCTTTTATAGCTTCAATATGTCAAGGGAGATTCCGGGCTACTCAATATTCTTTTTTCACTGCTATGATGGGCTTTTCTAGATCAATTTTCCCTGCTCTTTCCGGATATGTTGTAGTACAACTTGGTTGGCAAAACTTTTTCCTATTCATTATAATCATTACTCTACCCTCTTTACTACTTCTTAGAAAACTGAGATCCTTGTTAATTTGA
- a CDS encoding IS982 family transposase, translated as MTLEEFIITVYCFIEEKMTIITKNIKVRKAGFPPCLSDVEALTMEVVGEFIGLHQDKQIWEYFKRHFQEWFPNLKSRPSYVKQCSGLLSIKNMLLADLFKSASKSDLHMIDGVPIPVINLARATRGRCFKEYADYGYCASKDSYYYGFLGHVLINEEGRIAGFMITPANGSEREALQVMSPNISGMVLGDKGYLGQDLKDELATKNIDLQTPLKKNMKDNRSKNFLKWITATRRLIETVIGQLTERFAINAIRVKSYWHLQSRIARKLLAHTIATFLTKSLKLVPTQLEKLVTC; from the coding sequence ATGACCCTAGAAGAGTTTATCATTACTGTGTATTGTTTCATAGAAGAAAAAATGACTATAATAACCAAAAATATCAAAGTAAGGAAAGCAGGATTTCCACCTTGCTTAAGTGACGTGGAAGCATTAACAATGGAAGTGGTGGGAGAATTTATCGGTTTGCACCAAGACAAGCAGATATGGGAATATTTTAAACGTCATTTTCAAGAATGGTTTCCCAATCTAAAGAGTAGACCGTCTTATGTGAAGCAATGTAGCGGTCTTTTATCTATTAAGAACATGCTGCTTGCCGACTTGTTTAAGAGTGCAAGCAAATCAGATCTGCATATGATAGATGGGGTACCGATTCCTGTAATAAATTTGGCCCGAGCAACGAGAGGGCGATGTTTTAAGGAATACGCTGACTATGGGTACTGCGCTTCGAAAGATAGCTATTATTACGGTTTTCTAGGACACGTATTAATTAATGAAGAAGGTCGAATAGCTGGATTCATGATAACTCCTGCTAATGGGTCTGAACGTGAAGCTCTGCAAGTAATGTCTCCTAATATTAGTGGCATGGTACTGGGCGATAAAGGCTATCTTGGTCAGGATTTAAAAGATGAGTTGGCCACCAAAAACATTGATTTACAAACACCTTTAAAAAAGAATATGAAGGATAATAGATCCAAGAATTTCCTTAAATGGATTACTGCTACTCGTCGTTTAATTGAAACTGTTATTGGTCAGCTTACAGAACGTTTTGCTATTAATGCTATCAGAGTTAAGAGTTACTGGCATCTACAATCTCGCATCGCTAGAAAATTACTTGCTCATACTATTGCTACATTTTTGACAAAGTCTTTAAAACTTGTGCCAACACAACTCGAAAAATTAGTTACCTGCTAA